In uncultured Fibrobacter sp., a single window of DNA contains:
- a CDS encoding UbiD family decarboxylase, whose product MYRNLEQALLDLERAGMLKRISREVDPYLEMAEIARETFEAHGPALLFEHVKGSPFRAACNIFGTQERLDFLFQDTLNGTKTAVLFKSNPVEFFKHASPATLCRAALTGLHSLPQKSGSIKDFEECKLSDLPQLVCWPHDGGAFITLPQVTTRPAENASVMTTNVGMYRIQISGNDYVQNSECGLHYQIKRDIARHHQKAIEEGRPLKVSIFIGGPPAHTVAAVMPMPENLSELLFAGMLGGRRFRYFDYNGYLVSADADFCILGELEPTLKDEGPFGDHIGYYSDRHPFPFLKVEKVLCKKNAIYPFTVVGRPPQEDTLFGSFIHQITKPMVPASIPGLVALHAVDDAGVHPLCLALAHERFRPYAKSEEREPLEILKTANAILGFNQASLTKYLFIAAQEDETEGHKIDVNNVEGFLRHVLERIDFGRDLHFETSTSIDTLDYTGTRLNHGSKLTLAAAGSKKRELHQNTADLQSLEIAGITAKACPMPGVLILQAPAYDDAQRNELLQQIESALAQWQFRENYPWISLVDSAPILEDSIDIEKLRDFLWLTFTRSDPAKDVFGYRAQIRDKHWGCEAPMIVDARIKPHHQKALTVSADIRAQARKILAEEHVFKENE is encoded by the coding sequence ATGTACAGGAATCTGGAACAGGCACTGCTGGATCTTGAACGAGCAGGCATGCTCAAGCGTATTTCACGCGAAGTGGATCCCTATTTGGAAATGGCGGAAATCGCCCGAGAGACTTTCGAAGCCCATGGTCCGGCGCTCCTTTTTGAACATGTCAAAGGTAGCCCTTTCCGCGCAGCCTGCAACATCTTCGGAACTCAGGAACGGCTAGACTTCCTTTTCCAGGATACCCTCAACGGTACAAAGACGGCGGTACTTTTCAAGTCGAATCCGGTAGAATTCTTTAAACACGCAAGCCCCGCGACATTATGCCGAGCGGCCCTCACCGGCCTCCACTCGCTCCCGCAAAAGAGCGGAAGCATCAAAGATTTCGAGGAATGCAAACTCTCCGACCTGCCGCAGCTTGTCTGCTGGCCTCACGACGGAGGCGCATTCATCACGCTCCCGCAGGTTACGACGCGCCCGGCCGAAAATGCATCGGTCATGACGACCAACGTGGGAATGTACCGCATCCAGATTTCAGGGAACGATTACGTACAAAACAGCGAATGCGGACTGCATTACCAAATCAAGCGCGACATCGCAAGGCACCATCAGAAAGCGATTGAAGAAGGACGCCCCCTCAAGGTAAGCATCTTCATTGGCGGCCCGCCCGCCCACACCGTTGCAGCCGTGATGCCCATGCCCGAAAACTTGAGCGAACTGCTATTTGCAGGAATGCTGGGCGGGCGGCGTTTCCGCTACTTTGACTACAACGGCTACCTGGTTTCAGCCGATGCAGATTTCTGCATTCTCGGTGAACTAGAGCCCACTTTAAAAGACGAAGGCCCCTTCGGCGACCACATCGGCTACTATTCCGACAGGCACCCGTTTCCGTTCCTGAAAGTTGAAAAGGTGCTGTGCAAGAAAAACGCCATTTATCCGTTTACCGTTGTCGGGCGACCGCCGCAAGAAGACACCCTGTTCGGAAGTTTCATCCATCAAATTACAAAGCCGATGGTTCCCGCCTCGATACCGGGACTTGTGGCACTCCATGCCGTCGACGACGCCGGAGTCCACCCGCTTTGCCTGGCACTTGCGCATGAACGATTTAGGCCCTACGCCAAGAGCGAAGAGCGCGAACCGCTTGAAATTCTGAAAACGGCAAACGCCATTCTCGGCTTCAACCAGGCAAGCCTCACCAAGTACCTGTTCATCGCCGCGCAAGAAGACGAAACTGAGGGCCACAAAATCGACGTCAACAACGTTGAAGGTTTCTTGAGACACGTTCTAGAACGAATCGATTTCGGCCGAGACCTTCATTTTGAAACAAGCACCAGCATCGATACACTGGACTACACCGGAACAAGGCTCAATCACGGATCCAAGCTGACCCTTGCCGCAGCAGGTTCAAAAAAACGAGAATTGCACCAGAACACCGCCGACTTGCAAAGCCTAGAAATTGCAGGCATTACCGCGAAAGCATGCCCCATGCCGGGTGTACTGATTCTGCAAGCCCCTGCCTACGACGACGCCCAAAGAAACGAACTTCTTCAGCAAATCGAATCGGCTCTTGCCCAATGGCAATTCCGCGAGAACTACCCGTGGATTTCCCTTGTCGATTCTGCCCCCATTTTGGAAGATTCTATAGACATCGAAAAACTCCGCGATTTCCTGTGGCTAACCTTCACGCGATCCGACCCCGCCAAGGACGTTTTCGGCTACCGCGCCCAAATCCGCGACAAGCACTGGGGATGCGAAGCCCCGATGATTGTCGATGCACGAATCAAGCCGCACCATCAGAAGGCTTTAACAGTCTCCGCAGACATTCGCGCCCAAGCAAGAAAAATCTTGGCCGAAGAGCACGTTTTCAAGGAGAACGAATGA
- a CDS encoding undecaprenyl-diphosphate phosphatase has product MIESIILGLLQGLAEFLPISSSGHLVIGHELLGMNEAGMFFDIMLHAGTLLSIFVVFHKKITDIIVGCLRRNPDQLREAGYIILASIPTALIGLGFKDALEGLFENPRAVCVAELFTGILLFTSQWGATGAKHPDNEGVKMNWWRALVTGVVQGIACIPGISRSGSTISAMMFMGVNRKYAGEFSFLMSIPAVGGAALLDCIKWLKCQSMTPEQAVLAPEKAMKCATAGGFTPELLVGMVVSFIFGIIALKWLMTFLQKGKFQHFAWYVWALGIFGLIFI; this is encoded by the coding sequence ATGATTGAATCTATTATCCTCGGCCTGTTGCAGGGCCTCGCTGAATTCCTCCCCATTTCCAGTTCCGGTCATCTCGTTATCGGGCACGAACTTCTAGGCATGAACGAAGCGGGCATGTTCTTTGACATCATGCTCCATGCGGGTACGCTCCTTTCCATTTTCGTTGTCTTCCACAAGAAGATTACCGATATCATCGTGGGGTGCCTCCGCAGAAATCCCGACCAGCTTCGCGAAGCGGGCTACATCATTCTCGCGAGCATCCCGACGGCGCTTATCGGTCTTGGATTCAAGGATGCGCTTGAAGGCCTGTTCGAAAATCCGCGTGCCGTGTGCGTGGCCGAACTCTTTACCGGCATTTTGCTTTTCACATCTCAGTGGGGGGCGACCGGTGCAAAGCATCCGGATAACGAAGGCGTCAAGATGAACTGGTGGCGAGCTCTCGTGACCGGTGTTGTGCAGGGGATTGCCTGCATTCCGGGCATCAGCCGTAGCGGTTCTACCATTAGCGCCATGATGTTCATGGGCGTAAACCGTAAGTATGCGGGCGAATTCAGCTTCCTGATGAGCATTCCTGCCGTGGGCGGTGCTGCCCTCCTTGACTGCATTAAGTGGCTTAAGTGTCAGTCCATGACTCCGGAACAGGCTGTTCTTGCTCCCGAAAAGGCGATGAAGTGCGCTACAGCGGGTGGCTTTACTCCGGAACTCCTGGTGGGCATGGTTGTGTCGTTTATCTTCGGCATTATCGCCCTCAAGTGGCTCATGACCTTCTTGCAGAAAGGCAAGTTCCAGCACTTCGCTTGGTACGTCTGGGCACTTGGAATCTTCGGACTGATCTTTATCTAG
- a CDS encoding polysaccharide deacetylase family protein, with product MARKFLLCFHDFSVWNYQKMLPVLEQLKDLAGAPFSILVIPDTEKAPPEAVDGFREALSQLKDDGFDLALHGYKHRAEFSQGRSYAGLIAMNLTHGEAEFAGLSEYESSRILHAGIDAWNKLFGDSTTKPSAFIPPTWYSNKFLPSQVHAEKMIYEDRYAIVTAKRKRYASPVASFAGIPNFLVNPAFRFGEFIQKIPFGLPRIALHPVDFPQHEKAIHNLIRAALGCGRKLTRYKDL from the coding sequence ATGGCTCGCAAATTCCTTCTCTGCTTTCACGATTTCAGCGTCTGGAACTACCAGAAAATGCTCCCGGTTCTGGAACAACTCAAGGACCTGGCAGGAGCGCCCTTCAGCATTCTGGTGATTCCCGATACCGAAAAAGCACCCCCCGAAGCAGTCGACGGTTTCCGCGAAGCCCTTTCACAGCTGAAAGATGACGGATTCGATCTCGCCCTGCACGGATACAAGCACAGGGCTGAATTCAGCCAGGGGCGAAGCTACGCCGGACTGATCGCCATGAACCTCACCCACGGCGAAGCCGAATTTGCTGGCCTCAGCGAATACGAATCCAGCCGAATTCTCCACGCAGGCATCGATGCCTGGAACAAGCTTTTCGGCGATTCTACGACAAAGCCCTCGGCGTTTATTCCGCCCACCTGGTACAGCAATAAGTTTTTGCCCAGCCAGGTGCACGCCGAAAAAATGATCTACGAAGACCGCTACGCCATCGTGACCGCCAAGAGAAAACGCTACGCCTCCCCCGTCGCAAGCTTTGCGGGAATTCCCAATTTTTTAGTCAACCCCGCATTCAGGTTCGGTGAATTTATTCAAAAAATTCCCTTCGGACTCCCCCGCATCGCACTCCATCCAGTTGATTTTCCGCAGCACGAAAAAGCGATACACAACCTGATTCGCGCCGCCCTTGGATGTGGCCGAAAGCTAACCCGATATAAGGATCTCTAA
- a CDS encoding type B 50S ribosomal protein L31, which produces MKEGIHPNYQPVVFVDANTGKEYITRSTKSSAEKKTIDGVEYSVISLEITADTHPFWTGKQHRVDTAGRIDRFNKRFAGNITGAKRKTRKAAPAKAEDAE; this is translated from the coding sequence ATGAAAGAAGGTATCCACCCTAACTATCAACCGGTCGTGTTCGTCGATGCGAATACGGGTAAAGAATACATCACCCGCTCCACGAAGTCTTCCGCCGAAAAGAAGACTATCGATGGTGTTGAATATAGCGTAATTTCTTTGGAAATTACGGCTGATACCCATCCGTTCTGGACGGGTAAGCAGCATCGCGTGGATACGGCTGGCCGTATCGACCGCTTCAACAAGCGTTTCGCTGGCAACATCACTGGTGCAAAGCGTAAGACCCGCAAGGCTGCTCCTGCCAAGGCCGAAGACGCTGAATAA
- the groES gene encoding co-chaperone GroES produces the protein MIKPLADRIVVKPAEAEQKTSSGLFIPDNAKEKPMQGKVVAVGPGRKNDKGEVVAMEVKVGDVVLYGKYSGTEVTVDGENYLIVKESDVIATL, from the coding sequence ATGATTAAGCCTCTTGCAGATCGAATCGTCGTCAAGCCGGCAGAAGCCGAACAGAAGACCTCCTCGGGTCTCTTTATCCCGGATAACGCCAAGGAAAAGCCGATGCAGGGTAAGGTCGTGGCCGTGGGCCCGGGTCGCAAGAACGACAAGGGCGAAGTCGTAGCCATGGAAGTCAAGGTCGGCGACGTGGTTCTCTACGGCAAGTACAGCGGCACCGAAGTCACCGTCGACGGTGAAAACTACCTCATCGTGAAGGAATCGGACGTCATCGCTACTTTGTAG
- the groL gene encoding chaperonin GroEL (60 kDa chaperone family; promotes refolding of misfolded polypeptides especially under stressful conditions; forms two stacked rings of heptamers to form a barrel-shaped 14mer; ends can be capped by GroES; misfolded proteins enter the barrel where they are refolded when GroES binds), giving the protein MAKQLKFDVAARESLMKGVDKLANAVKVTLGPKGRNVMIAKAFGAPNVTKDGVSVAKEVELEDAYENLGAQMAKEVANKTSDAAGDGTTTATVLAQAITREGLKNVAAGANPMDIKRGMDAAVEAVIKEIGKMAVKINGKEHIAQVATISANNDPEIGELLANAMEKVGNDGVITIEESKTAETILDVVEGMQFDRGYLSPYFVTNTDSMEVSLENPYILLYDKKISTMKDLLPMLEHVAKQGKSLLIIAEDVDGEALATLVVNKMRGTLKVAAVKAPGFGDRRKAMLEDIAILTGGMLVSEDTGAKLEDAPVTVLGQAKSITITKDNTTIVEGAGDAASIKARIGQIKKQIEATTSDYDREKLQERLAKLAGGVAVIKVGAATEVEMKEKKDRVDDAMHATRAAVEEGIVPGGGVALIRAEKAIDELKFDNIDQKTGAAIIRRAIEEPLRQIVQNAGLEGSVVVNKVKEGKDAFGYNAKTDTYEDLIKAGVIDPAKVTRTALKNASSIASMILTTDCVITEKKEPKPAAPAMDPSMGGMGGMM; this is encoded by the coding sequence ATGGCAAAGCAACTTAAGTTTGATGTAGCAGCTCGTGAATCCCTGATGAAGGGGGTCGACAAACTCGCCAACGCAGTCAAGGTTACCCTCGGTCCTAAGGGCCGCAACGTGATGATCGCAAAGGCCTTCGGCGCCCCGAACGTCACCAAGGACGGCGTGTCTGTCGCTAAGGAAGTGGAACTCGAAGACGCCTACGAAAACCTCGGCGCCCAGATGGCCAAGGAAGTCGCCAACAAGACTTCTGACGCTGCTGGTGACGGTACCACCACTGCAACAGTGCTCGCTCAGGCCATCACTCGCGAAGGCCTCAAGAACGTGGCCGCCGGTGCAAACCCGATGGACATCAAGCGCGGTATGGACGCCGCCGTCGAAGCCGTGATCAAGGAAATCGGCAAGATGGCCGTGAAAATCAACGGCAAGGAACACATTGCCCAGGTCGCAACGATTTCTGCTAACAACGACCCAGAAATTGGTGAACTCCTCGCCAACGCTATGGAAAAGGTCGGTAACGACGGTGTAATCACCATCGAAGAATCCAAGACCGCCGAAACCATCCTCGACGTTGTCGAAGGTATGCAGTTCGACCGCGGCTACCTCTCTCCGTACTTCGTCACGAACACGGACAGCATGGAAGTCAGCCTCGAAAATCCGTACATCTTGCTGTACGACAAGAAGATTTCTACCATGAAGGATTTGCTCCCGATGCTCGAACACGTTGCAAAGCAGGGCAAGTCTCTCCTTATCATCGCCGAAGACGTCGATGGCGAAGCTCTCGCAACACTCGTTGTGAATAAGATGCGCGGCACCCTGAAGGTCGCTGCCGTCAAGGCTCCGGGCTTCGGTGACCGTCGTAAGGCCATGCTCGAAGATATCGCTATCCTCACCGGTGGTATGCTCGTTTCCGAAGACACGGGTGCAAAGCTCGAAGACGCTCCGGTTACGGTTCTTGGCCAGGCCAAGTCCATCACCATCACGAAGGACAACACCACGATCGTCGAAGGTGCTGGCGACGCCGCTTCTATCAAGGCCCGTATCGGTCAGATCAAGAAGCAGATCGAAGCCACCACGAGCGACTACGACCGCGAAAAGCTCCAGGAACGCTTGGCCAAGCTCGCTGGCGGCGTTGCCGTCATCAAGGTCGGTGCCGCTACTGAAGTTGAAATGAAGGAAAAGAAGGACCGCGTCGACGACGCCATGCACGCAACCCGCGCTGCCGTCGAAGAAGGTATCGTTCCGGGTGGTGGCGTTGCCCTCATCCGCGCCGAAAAGGCCATTGACGAACTCAAGTTCGACAACATCGACCAGAAGACCGGTGCAGCCATCATCCGCCGCGCTATCGAAGAACCGCTCCGCCAGATCGTGCAGAACGCTGGTCTCGAAGGCTCTGTCGTGGTGAACAAGGTGAAGGAAGGCAAGGACGCCTTCGGTTACAACGCAAAGACCGACACTTACGAAGACCTCATCAAGGCTGGCGTGATCGACCCGGCCAAGGTGACCCGTACGGCCCTCAAGAACGCCTCTTCTATCGCCTCGATGATTCTCACGACCGACTGCGTGATCACCGAAAAGAAGGAACCGAAGCCGGCAGCTCCTGCTATGGATCCTTCCATGGGTGGCATGGGCGGCATGATGTAA
- the metF gene encoding methylenetetrahydrofolate reductase [NAD(P)H] — protein MKIVDILKQDKMSLSFEVFPPKKETSFENVKTATESIAALGPAFMSVTYGAGGGVSQYTLQIAKNLKEKFGIPMLAHLTCVSSSKETIHQRIEDMRAAGIKNVMALRGDLTPELIANGRDNCDYHYAVELIRELKAADADFCIGAACYPEKHPESANQADDIKHLKEKVDAGADFLTTQMVFDNNLFFNFLYKLRDAGVNCPVLPGIMPITNANQVERAIKLSGSFMPQRFKSLVDKFGSDPDAMKQAGIIYATDQIIDLYANGITNVHVYSMNKPDVAEGILKNVSAILGKNFA, from the coding sequence ATGAAGATTGTAGACATTCTGAAGCAAGACAAGATGAGCCTTTCGTTCGAAGTGTTCCCGCCGAAAAAGGAAACGAGCTTCGAAAACGTGAAGACCGCCACCGAATCGATTGCAGCCCTTGGCCCCGCATTCATGAGCGTGACCTACGGTGCAGGCGGCGGAGTAAGCCAGTACACGCTCCAAATCGCAAAGAACCTGAAAGAAAAATTCGGCATTCCGATGCTTGCCCACCTCACCTGCGTTTCGAGCAGCAAGGAAACTATTCACCAGCGCATCGAAGACATGCGGGCCGCAGGCATCAAGAACGTGATGGCCCTCCGTGGCGACCTCACGCCGGAACTCATTGCAAACGGTCGCGACAACTGCGACTACCACTACGCCGTGGAACTTATCCGTGAACTCAAGGCCGCAGACGCAGACTTCTGCATCGGTGCAGCCTGCTACCCCGAAAAGCACCCCGAAAGCGCAAACCAGGCCGACGACATCAAGCACCTCAAGGAAAAGGTGGACGCGGGCGCGGACTTTCTCACCACTCAGATGGTCTTCGACAACAACCTGTTCTTCAATTTTCTGTACAAGCTCCGCGATGCTGGCGTCAACTGTCCGGTACTCCCCGGAATTATGCCGATTACGAACGCAAACCAGGTGGAACGCGCCATCAAGCTTTCCGGTTCCTTTATGCCGCAGCGTTTCAAGTCTCTCGTGGACAAGTTCGGCAGCGACCCCGACGCCATGAAGCAGGCCGGCATCATCTACGCGACCGACCAGATTATCGACCTGTACGCAAACGGCATCACGAACGTCCATGTGTACTCAATGAACAAGCCGGATGTGGCCGAAGGAATCCTGAAGAACGTCTCCGCGATTCTGGGCAAGAACTTCGCATAA
- the serC gene encoding 3-phosphoserine/phosphohydroxythreonine transaminase, giving the protein MANKVYNFSAGPSVLPEQALKEASAACIDFENSGISILSMSHRSKPIENMFAQTEHYLRELMGIPEDYDIVFLGGGCSLLFCMLPMNFLDQNATADYALTGVWANKAYKEAKQFGNALAACDTKSETYSRIDKNLKLSDNASYLHVTANNTIYGTEWHNFPKPKSGFLMADVSSDFLARKINVSDFGVVYGGAQKNISCAGVTVTIIKKGLLGKVNRTIPTMLNFQTHIDAANMFNTPPVFAVYVMNRTLKWLKDFGGVDAIEKVNRSKAALLYSALDNSKVFVGTAAKEDRSIMNVPFVFNKDVVAADKADDLAKEFLEFAKARGLQQLKGHRSVGGFRASIYNAMPVEGVQALVDCLGDFEKKVLG; this is encoded by the coding sequence ATGGCAAATAAAGTCTATAACTTTAGCGCAGGACCGTCTGTCCTGCCCGAACAGGCACTCAAGGAAGCATCTGCTGCATGCATCGACTTCGAAAACAGCGGCATCAGCATCCTCTCCATGAGTCACCGTTCAAAGCCGATTGAAAACATGTTCGCCCAGACGGAACACTACCTCCGTGAATTGATGGGCATCCCGGAAGACTACGACATCGTGTTCCTCGGTGGTGGTTGTTCACTTTTGTTCTGCATGCTCCCGATGAACTTCCTCGACCAGAACGCTACGGCCGACTACGCCTTGACTGGCGTTTGGGCAAACAAGGCTTACAAGGAAGCCAAGCAGTTCGGTAACGCTCTCGCCGCTTGCGACACCAAGTCCGAAACTTACAGCCGCATCGACAAGAACCTGAAGCTCTCCGACAACGCTAGCTACCTCCACGTGACCGCCAACAACACGATCTACGGTACGGAATGGCACAACTTCCCGAAGCCGAAGTCTGGCTTCCTCATGGCTGACGTGAGCTCCGACTTCCTCGCCCGTAAGATCAACGTGTCTGACTTCGGTGTCGTCTATGGCGGCGCTCAGAAGAACATCAGCTGCGCAGGCGTGACCGTGACGATCATCAAGAAGGGCCTTCTTGGCAAGGTGAACCGCACTATCCCGACCATGCTCAACTTCCAGACCCACATCGACGCAGCCAACATGTTCAACACACCTCCGGTCTTTGCCGTGTACGTGATGAACCGCACCCTCAAGTGGCTCAAGGATTTCGGTGGCGTGGACGCTATCGAAAAGGTGAACCGTTCCAAGGCCGCTCTCCTCTACAGCGCACTCGACAATTCCAAGGTGTTCGTCGGTACGGCTGCTAAGGAAGACCGTTCTATCATGAACGTTCCGTTCGTGTTCAACAAGGACGTCGTTGCAGCTGACAAGGCTGACGATCTCGCCAAGGAATTCCTTGAATTCGCTAAGGCTCGTGGCCTCCAGCAGCTCAAGGGTCACCGTTCTGTCGGCGGCTTCCGCGCTTCTATCTACAACGCTATGCCGGTCGAAGGCGTGCAGGCTCTCGTTGACTGCCTCGGCGACTTCGAGAAAAAAGTTCTCGGCTAA
- a CDS encoding glycoside hydrolase family 11 protein has translation MNKKTSFIKAAFIFAMALTMTTAAYAVDACKDQEMGHVGEGTIVEGDAKGSITDIPWGFQQWSQNESSYMTYYSNGTYQAVWSNAADYMAMVGFFYDETGIDYTEKNYAVDYKYSKTGSAPYGYIGAYGWTTNPLVEFYIIDDWYSKPSEQYIGEKFGEITVDGAKYTIHAYLRQQEPIDFDRNNQQTYLQIFSVRDSARQCGHINISAHLKKWNELFTGQTKQLRGSKGGGSASLKLGKITKVLFMTEAGGNAKGSIDFTYFNMEENASSNSEVIESSSSSEEESSSSEKSSSSVTLPPYVLVDACQDDVNMGHPGEGNIIEKNRIGSIKNTPWRFEQWYDGGEAAMTVYDNGTFKSELDEAADYIARVGFRYDSTGIDHTTKAFAADYKYTRSGTAGNNNYLGAYGWTTKPQVEFYIVDDWWDGPRPNELYVGEKFGEIEVDGAKYSIHAFLRQQEPSTTGTSTFMQIFSIRETPRQCGHIDISAHFKKWNELFTGQEKILRGSKGGGKAELKFGRPTEISIMAEAGHCKECSIDYTYLNIVDNADSRIEDPESSSSAEESSSSVAESSSSEEEYTTTLSANIHLNNTDKKLQIFDMQGRFLGKTLFTREADMQAAVKALVQRSGNYIVRQNGYVYKISVK, from the coding sequence ATGAACAAGAAAACTAGTTTTATCAAAGCCGCTTTTATTTTTGCGATGGCTTTGACCATGACAACAGCGGCCTACGCCGTGGATGCCTGTAAAGATCAGGAAATGGGACACGTGGGCGAAGGAACCATAGTAGAAGGCGACGCAAAAGGTTCCATCACCGATATTCCTTGGGGATTTCAGCAGTGGTCCCAAAATGAATCCAGTTACATGACCTACTATAGTAATGGCACATATCAAGCTGTATGGAGCAATGCGGCCGACTATATGGCCATGGTCGGTTTCTTTTATGATGAAACAGGCATCGATTATACGGAAAAAAACTATGCGGTTGATTATAAATACTCAAAAACAGGAAGCGCACCTTACGGCTATATTGGCGCTTATGGTTGGACAACAAATCCTCTAGTCGAGTTCTACATCATAGATGACTGGTATAGCAAGCCTAGTGAACAATATATTGGCGAAAAGTTCGGCGAAATCACCGTCGATGGAGCGAAATATACTATCCACGCATATCTTCGTCAGCAAGAACCTATCGACTTCGATCGGAACAATCAGCAAACATACTTGCAGATTTTCAGCGTTCGTGACTCAGCCCGTCAATGTGGACATATCAATATTTCCGCCCATTTAAAAAAGTGGAACGAACTCTTTACTGGACAAACAAAACAGCTTAGAGGTTCTAAAGGCGGCGGATCAGCAAGTCTCAAGCTCGGCAAAATAACCAAAGTATTGTTCATGACCGAAGCAGGCGGGAACGCAAAAGGTTCCATTGATTTCACTTACTTTAATATGGAAGAAAACGCTTCGTCTAATAGCGAAGTGATTGAATCAAGCTCATCTTCCGAAGAAGAGTCTAGTTCCTCCGAAAAATCTAGTTCGTCTGTAACGCTTCCCCCTTATGTTTTAGTTGATGCTTGCCAAGATGACGTAAATATGGGACATCCCGGTGAAGGCAACATCATAGAAAAAAATCGTATCGGTTCCATCAAAAATACTCCCTGGCGCTTCGAACAATGGTATGACGGAGGCGAAGCAGCAATGACTGTTTACGACAACGGAACCTTTAAGTCTGAACTGGATGAAGCTGCCGACTATATTGCACGTGTAGGTTTCCGATATGATTCAACAGGGATTGATCATACAACCAAAGCCTTCGCCGCAGATTATAAATACACTAGGTCTGGTACAGCAGGAAATAACAACTACTTAGGCGCATATGGTTGGACAACAAAACCACAGGTAGAATTTTACATTGTAGATGATTGGTGGGATGGTCCCAGACCCAACGAACTGTATGTGGGCGAAAAGTTTGGTGAAATAGAAGTAGATGGAGCTAAATACTCCATTCACGCGTTTCTGCGCCAGCAGGAACCCTCCACAACAGGAACATCCACCTTTATGCAAATTTTCAGCATTCGCGAGACACCCCGTCAGTGTGGACATATTGACATTTCCGCCCATTTCAAAAAATGGAACGAACTCTTTACGGGGCAAGAGAAAATCCTCAGAGGTTCTAAGGGCGGTGGAAAAGCGGAACTTAAATTCGGCAGACCGACTGAAATATCGATTATGGCAGAAGCCGGACATTGTAAAGAATGTTCTATAGATTATACTTATCTGAATATTGTGGACAACGCCGATTCTCGCATCGAAGATCCAGAATCTAGTTCGTCTGCAGAAGAATCATCTTCATCCGTAGCAGAAAGTTCGTCTTCGGAAGAGGAATATACAACCACTCTGTCGGCAAACATCCACCTCAACAATACTGACAAAAAACTGCAGATATTCGATATGCAAGGACGATTCCTGGGAAAAACTTTATTTACAAGAGAAGCGGATATGCAAGCCGCAGTTAAGGCTCTTGTTCAAAGGAGTGGAAACTATATCGTTAGACAGAACGGATATGTCTACAAGATTTCCGTGAAATAG
- a CDS encoding GerW family sporulation protein translates to MAIEKLAETLLEKLRFITKAETVIGNPIQAGESTVVPVSRVSVGFGFGGHQSKGDTSASGGGASVEPVAFLVIKGDDIRVMPITKDSSLVSKVMDIVPDVVNKFKKSDAG, encoded by the coding sequence ATGGCTATTGAAAAACTTGCAGAAACTCTTTTGGAAAAGCTCCGTTTCATCACCAAGGCTGAAACGGTTATCGGTAACCCTATTCAGGCCGGTGAATCTACCGTTGTGCCGGTGAGCCGCGTATCGGTGGGCTTCGGTTTTGGCGGACATCAGTCCAAGGGAGATACTTCTGCCTCTGGTGGTGGCGCCTCGGTCGAACCGGTCGCCTTCCTCGTCATCAAGGGTGACGATATCCGTGTGATGCCGATTACCAAGGACAGCTCGCTGGTGTCCAAGGTCATGGACATTGTGCCCGACGTCGTGAACAAGTTCAAGAAGAGCGACGCTGGATAA